A single genomic interval of Arthrobacter methylotrophus harbors:
- a CDS encoding helix-turn-helix domain-containing protein, whose product MAKTIEEMLAKRPVDRVAVDAHKKHLLDEVRAYRLRELREASDLTQVELAARLHVSQNRVSRIEHGDIDRAQVDTLRKYVEAVGGRLRVEVELGDERIQIA is encoded by the coding sequence ATGGCAAAGACTATCGAAGAGATGTTGGCCAAGCGGCCTGTTGACCGGGTTGCTGTGGACGCCCACAAGAAGCATCTGCTCGATGAGGTCCGGGCCTACCGGCTTCGGGAGCTCCGCGAGGCCTCCGACCTGACGCAGGTCGAGCTGGCTGCACGTCTGCACGTCAGCCAGAACAGGGTGTCCCGGATCGAGCACGGCGACATTGACCGTGCCCAGGTCGACACGCTGCGGAAATACGTTGAAGCGGTCGGTGGCCGGCTTCGTGTCGAGGTTGAACTCGGCGACGAACGGATCCAGATCGCCTGA
- a CDS encoding type II toxin-antitoxin system RelE/ParE family toxin, which produces MWNIDVELVEPWLLGLDQDSYEQVIAALELLAERGPQLGRPLVDTVVRSRHKNMKELRPGSSGRSELRILFAFDPERHAILLVAGDKAGNWTKWYKTNIPIADGLFDDHLRILKGGS; this is translated from the coding sequence GTGTGGAATATTGACGTGGAGCTAGTCGAGCCGTGGCTGTTAGGGCTCGATCAGGACTCGTACGAGCAGGTGATCGCTGCGTTGGAGCTTCTTGCCGAGCGCGGGCCGCAGCTTGGTAGGCCGCTTGTCGACACGGTGGTTCGTTCGCGGCATAAGAACATGAAGGAACTTCGGCCTGGATCGAGCGGTCGGTCGGAGTTGCGGATCTTGTTCGCCTTCGATCCGGAACGGCATGCTATTTTGCTGGTTGCAGGCGACAAGGCCGGCAACTGGACCAAGTGGTACAAAACGAACATCCCGATTGCGGATGGGCTGTTCGATGATCATCTGAGGATTCTGAAAGGAGGATCGTAA
- a CDS encoding DUF3375 domain-containing protein, whose protein sequence is MSILRPALEASRLQESDPAWAMLRARNAPVAISILDKHLGGEARRVAAPVLFERIEDDLEELRSHGFELPQTAQQYCAEWRSSGILIRRAAEDAREETLELSQGALTAIRFASQLSAPRASVTESRLATVIERLRALARDTDPDISSRLAGLQAERARLDAQIERVAAGDVDIPAPEHAAERLRDVLALVDEVPADFARVRSDFERLNRDLREKLIDQEGSRGAVLDDIFLGVDLLASSDAGRSFTGFYSLLLDPERGIEFEESIQDVLGRDFMDTVTVQQAKSLRRILPTLQDRSSEIHGVMTAFSRSLRRFVQSQEFLEDRVINHELRSALRLALDISESVKPYAKTALALNLSSAPLDSVAALSLHNPGDFEASEHVVTHDPEPVDIEQLRELARASDVDMEELRGSVNAALAALSAATIAEVLAVRPATQGVASVVGLLVLADEHASPLIGREDVVWESSSGTARRGTVGRYLFTEPIGARPVRRTAP, encoded by the coding sequence GTGAGCATTCTCCGCCCCGCGCTCGAGGCCAGCCGGCTCCAGGAGTCCGATCCTGCTTGGGCCATGTTGCGTGCGCGCAACGCTCCGGTCGCGATCTCGATCCTCGACAAGCATCTGGGCGGCGAGGCCCGCCGCGTAGCTGCCCCGGTCCTTTTCGAGAGGATCGAGGACGACCTCGAAGAACTCCGCTCCCACGGCTTCGAGCTGCCCCAAACGGCCCAGCAGTACTGCGCCGAATGGCGCTCATCGGGAATCCTCATCCGTCGTGCAGCGGAAGACGCCCGCGAGGAGACGCTTGAGCTTTCCCAAGGGGCGCTCACCGCGATCCGGTTTGCGTCGCAATTATCCGCACCTCGTGCTTCCGTCACCGAATCGCGCCTCGCAACGGTCATTGAGCGACTTCGGGCGCTTGCGCGAGACACCGACCCAGACATCAGCTCGCGCCTCGCTGGCCTCCAGGCCGAGCGGGCTCGCCTGGATGCACAGATCGAGCGCGTGGCAGCTGGTGACGTGGACATTCCCGCGCCAGAGCACGCCGCCGAGCGGCTACGTGATGTTCTCGCACTTGTTGATGAGGTGCCCGCTGACTTCGCACGGGTCCGTTCCGACTTCGAGCGGCTCAACCGGGACCTCCGCGAGAAGCTCATCGACCAAGAGGGCAGCCGTGGCGCCGTCCTAGACGACATCTTTCTTGGGGTGGACCTCCTCGCTTCCTCGGACGCCGGCCGTAGCTTCACAGGTTTCTACTCCCTCCTGCTCGATCCCGAACGTGGCATCGAGTTTGAGGAGAGCATCCAGGACGTGCTTGGCCGTGACTTCATGGACACGGTGACGGTCCAGCAAGCGAAAAGCCTGCGCCGTATTCTCCCGACCCTCCAAGACCGCAGCTCCGAGATCCACGGTGTCATGACGGCTTTTAGCCGCAGCCTGCGTCGCTTTGTCCAGTCGCAGGAGTTTCTTGAGGACCGCGTTATCAACCACGAGCTCCGTTCGGCTTTGCGCCTTGCCCTTGACATATCGGAAAGCGTCAAACCGTATGCCAAGACGGCCCTCGCGCTCAACCTCTCAAGCGCACCTTTGGACTCCGTTGCCGCGCTAAGCCTTCACAACCCCGGCGATTTTGAGGCGTCAGAGCACGTTGTGACGCACGATCCCGAACCCGTCGACATCGAGCAACTTCGCGAGCTGGCCCGCGCCTCCGATGTCGACATGGAGGAGTTGCGTGGGAGCGTCAACGCTGCCCTTGCCGCGCTCAGTGCCGCGACGATCGCAGAGGTCCTTGCGGTACGGCCCGCCACACAGGGAGTTGCGAGCGTGGTGGGCTTGCTCGTTCTGGCGGATGAACATGCCAGCCCACTCATAGGTCGCGAGGACGTCGTTTGGGAGTCGTCCAGCGGTACCGCTCGACGTGGGACCGTCGGACGCTACCTTTTCACCGAGCCGATCGGCGCTCGACCGGTCAGAAGGACCGCCCCATGA
- a CDS encoding DUF4194 domain-containing protein encodes MTDTTPNSASPAPFPGTHDPAVSARLWDGDVGQLRDGSRRALVQLLRGPYLSSNRHANLWSALLADEAPIRSRLADLYLDLVLDLEAEVAFVRNVGAAVDRPDVPKVLRTAPLTFLDTALLLHLRQQLLHDAGGSKTIVGRDEVADQLRVYQGHDKADPAGFAKRIEASWKKMVRYGLLAPTSTEGRFEVSPVLRLVFGAEEIRAVQEEYRRLVGAGDEDSQGTADEVEEEDA; translated from the coding sequence ATGACAGACACGACTCCGAACAGTGCGAGCCCCGCCCCGTTCCCGGGAACCCATGACCCGGCGGTTTCCGCCAGACTTTGGGACGGCGACGTGGGCCAGCTCCGCGATGGTTCACGCCGGGCTCTGGTCCAGTTGCTCAGGGGCCCCTATCTCTCCTCGAACCGGCACGCGAACCTCTGGTCTGCTCTCCTGGCGGACGAGGCCCCCATCCGCTCTCGCCTTGCGGATCTGTACCTTGATCTCGTTCTGGACCTCGAAGCGGAGGTAGCCTTCGTGCGGAACGTTGGTGCCGCCGTCGACCGCCCTGACGTACCCAAGGTCCTGCGCACTGCCCCACTCACGTTCCTCGACACGGCGCTCCTCCTGCACCTCCGTCAACAGCTCCTGCACGACGCCGGCGGGTCCAAAACGATCGTGGGACGGGACGAAGTCGCCGACCAACTCAGGGTCTACCAGGGCCACGACAAGGCGGATCCTGCCGGATTCGCCAAGCGCATCGAAGCTTCGTGGAAGAAGATGGTCCGCTACGGCCTTCTAGCGCCGACTAGCACAGAGGGACGCTTCGAGGTTTCGCCGGTGCTGCGACTTGTCTTCGGGGCGGAGGAGATTCGCGCAGTCCAAGAGGAGTACCGGCGGCTCGTCGGCGCGGGCGACGAGGACTCCCAAGGCACGGCAGACGAAGTCGAGGAGGAGGATGCATGA
- a CDS encoding ATP-binding protein — protein MSQDRSGQWRLERLEVLNWGTFGGHHTVDIARRGFLLTGHSGSGKSSLVDAVAAVLTPRGKLRFNAAAQDTSTRGDDRSLVTYVRGAWRRSADEETGEVASDYLRKGATLSGVLLSYRNGRDTDDDLEIGSRKAPRRVVLVKLYHLKRGASAPADISELSLMLNEDVALTDFVPYLTKGIDKRNIKAAWPEAMVTDQHSRFAERFSRALGIRGDNALVLLHKTQSAKSLGTLDDLFRTFMLDRPKTFDLAETAVDQFVELSEAHRSVVEAREQVAALGRLRDPAARFEDASTRADAAERLFGALNSFTDAWKLELARNAHRESETAVDQAEHEVRKAATTTAERAAELQFSQTQIEQRGGAALAQQREAIGNAEERERMVRASRAALEQKLAAASIDCPTSFAEFAELRGAAERERAESDAAEAAGKDARLALFDDLAAAKRKVADIDAEVASLRRRRSNIEDRLVRARELVADAAGLPPATFPFAAELLQVRTEHAGWRGAIERVLRPLATVMLVPEAHIVKVRAAVDSRHLDTRLVFESVQSRPEPARSPRSERSLVHRVEVKEGPTADWLRSVLTRQYDYECVDSPGELATLDTAVTRAGQVKRSRTRHEKDDRAAVNDRSRWVLGFDNHEKIEHLLNLRSSAVAAVAEAEAVLSGAEVRRDARRRRVDALEALASVDWDLVDVDAAAQVTAERRARLDDHLAASHDLRVAEAAASEALKRLNAAKAAEATANDEASGLRARRTQIAKEIRKLEDTADREHPVPGELAGDLERRFLKHRRSITFDTVSDVALAVSRALSTEEKESRTAAESARREFEKLAGDVCRMWSALTADLRPDVADRGGFLAILERLQVDRLPDFENRFFDLLEKQSQQNVAQLAAEIRGAIREVHERIDPVNRSLRRSEFDAGKYLKIRVRESRGELAKQFLADLQTISTGSWGLEDRTDAERRFNVMRALMSKLASSESADANWRGHVLDTRLHVRFIAAEVDARNRELAVHDTGAGLSGGQRQKLVTFCLAAALRYQLAGDDEDIPSYGTVIMDEAFDKADSNFTRMAMDVFHEFGFHMVLATPLKLLQTLEDYIGGIAAVRCIDFRDSRVGLVTIEHLADEGTDDGERAPAVMVETETAGQLF, from the coding sequence ATGAGTCAGGACCGGTCTGGGCAGTGGCGGCTCGAACGTCTTGAAGTGCTCAACTGGGGCACTTTCGGCGGCCACCACACCGTCGACATAGCGAGGCGCGGGTTCCTCCTCACTGGACATTCGGGGTCAGGGAAGTCCTCTCTAGTTGATGCCGTCGCCGCGGTCCTGACCCCGCGCGGAAAGCTGAGGTTTAACGCCGCCGCGCAGGACACGAGCACACGCGGAGACGATCGCTCTCTTGTGACGTACGTGCGCGGAGCTTGGCGGCGGAGCGCCGACGAGGAGACGGGCGAGGTCGCGAGCGACTACCTCCGAAAGGGAGCGACGTTGAGTGGGGTCTTGCTCAGCTACCGGAACGGGCGGGATACGGACGACGACCTCGAAATTGGCAGCAGGAAAGCGCCCCGGCGTGTGGTTCTCGTCAAGCTGTACCATCTCAAGCGGGGTGCCAGCGCGCCCGCCGACATCTCTGAGCTGAGCCTCATGCTCAACGAGGACGTCGCTCTGACAGACTTCGTCCCTTACCTCACCAAGGGGATCGACAAACGTAATATCAAGGCGGCGTGGCCCGAGGCCATGGTCACAGACCAGCACTCACGTTTCGCCGAACGCTTCTCGCGGGCGCTGGGGATCCGCGGGGACAATGCGCTTGTCCTCCTGCACAAGACCCAATCGGCCAAGTCCCTTGGCACACTGGATGACTTGTTCCGCACGTTCATGCTCGATCGGCCGAAGACCTTTGACCTCGCCGAGACGGCCGTGGACCAGTTCGTGGAGCTCTCGGAGGCGCACCGCTCGGTGGTTGAGGCACGCGAGCAGGTCGCGGCCCTGGGCCGCCTGCGTGATCCAGCCGCCCGGTTCGAGGACGCTAGCACCCGCGCGGATGCGGCCGAACGGCTGTTCGGGGCACTCAACTCGTTCACAGACGCATGGAAGCTCGAGCTCGCCCGGAATGCGCACCGTGAATCGGAGACCGCCGTCGACCAGGCCGAACACGAGGTCAGGAAGGCGGCGACCACGACGGCGGAGCGGGCCGCCGAGCTCCAGTTCAGCCAGACCCAGATCGAGCAGCGCGGCGGTGCGGCCCTGGCCCAGCAACGCGAGGCGATCGGCAACGCCGAGGAACGCGAGCGGATGGTCCGTGCGTCGCGCGCCGCGCTCGAGCAGAAGCTCGCGGCCGCTTCGATAGACTGCCCGACGTCGTTCGCGGAGTTCGCAGAACTGCGCGGGGCAGCCGAGCGGGAACGCGCCGAATCGGATGCCGCCGAAGCTGCCGGCAAGGATGCTCGGTTAGCACTGTTCGATGACCTCGCCGCAGCCAAGCGGAAGGTCGCCGACATCGACGCCGAAGTTGCCTCCCTTCGACGGCGTCGATCGAACATTGAGGACCGGCTGGTGCGGGCACGCGAACTCGTCGCGGACGCTGCAGGCCTGCCGCCAGCCACATTCCCGTTTGCGGCGGAGCTTCTGCAGGTTCGGACCGAGCATGCGGGCTGGAGGGGCGCGATCGAGCGGGTGCTGAGGCCTCTGGCAACCGTCATGCTCGTTCCGGAGGCGCACATCGTGAAGGTGCGCGCCGCTGTCGACTCCCGGCACCTCGACACGCGGCTCGTGTTCGAGTCGGTCCAATCCCGACCCGAGCCGGCCCGCAGCCCACGCTCGGAGCGCTCGCTCGTGCACCGCGTCGAGGTAAAGGAAGGGCCGACGGCGGATTGGCTGCGCTCGGTGCTGACTCGCCAGTATGACTATGAGTGCGTCGATTCGCCTGGCGAGCTCGCGACCCTCGATACGGCGGTGACGCGCGCGGGCCAGGTCAAGCGCTCCCGCACGCGTCACGAGAAGGACGACCGTGCCGCGGTTAATGACCGGTCCCGGTGGGTTCTCGGATTCGACAACCACGAAAAGATTGAACATCTCCTCAATCTTCGTAGCTCAGCCGTCGCGGCGGTTGCCGAGGCGGAGGCGGTTCTCAGCGGGGCCGAGGTCCGCCGTGACGCGCGACGCCGGAGAGTCGATGCCTTGGAGGCCCTCGCCTCGGTCGACTGGGACCTTGTCGACGTCGATGCCGCCGCGCAGGTCACAGCTGAGCGTAGGGCCAGGCTGGACGATCACCTCGCCGCGAGCCACGACCTCCGCGTGGCCGAGGCCGCCGCCTCCGAAGCGCTGAAGCGACTCAACGCGGCCAAGGCCGCCGAGGCCACCGCCAACGACGAGGCGTCCGGGTTGAGGGCCCGCCGTACGCAGATCGCAAAGGAGATCCGCAAGCTCGAGGACACCGCGGACCGCGAACATCCCGTCCCCGGTGAGTTGGCGGGCGATCTCGAGCGCCGTTTTCTCAAGCACCGGCGCAGCATCACCTTCGACACCGTCAGCGACGTAGCCCTCGCCGTCTCGCGCGCCCTCTCGACCGAAGAGAAGGAATCCCGCACGGCGGCCGAGTCCGCACGGCGTGAGTTCGAAAAGTTGGCCGGGGACGTGTGCCGCATGTGGTCCGCGCTGACTGCGGATCTGCGACCGGATGTCGCCGACCGGGGCGGGTTCCTGGCGATCCTTGAACGGCTCCAGGTCGATCGGCTGCCTGATTTTGAAAATCGCTTCTTCGATCTCCTTGAGAAGCAGTCGCAGCAGAACGTCGCTCAGCTCGCTGCCGAGATCCGGGGTGCAATCCGCGAGGTACATGAGCGGATCGATCCCGTGAACCGCTCGCTACGCCGGTCAGAATTCGATGCCGGCAAGTACCTCAAGATCCGGGTCCGCGAGTCCCGCGGCGAGCTCGCGAAGCAGTTCCTGGCGGACTTGCAGACCATCAGCACCGGCTCGTGGGGCCTTGAGGACCGGACTGACGCCGAGCGGCGATTCAACGTCATGCGGGCGCTCATGTCCAAGCTCGCGTCGAGCGAGTCGGCCGACGCGAACTGGCGCGGGCACGTGCTCGACACACGCCTTCATGTCCGCTTCATCGCTGCCGAGGTTGATGCCCGGAACCGCGAGCTCGCGGTCCACGACACGGGTGCAGGCCTGTCCGGTGGACAGCGGCAGAAGCTTGTGACGTTCTGCCTTGCGGCGGCGCTCCGCTACCAGCTTGCCGGCGACGATGAGGACATCCCGTCGTACGGAACTGTGATCATGGATGAGGCCTTCGACAAGGCAGATTCGAATTTCACACGCATGGCCATGGACGTGTTCCATGAATTCGGCTTCCACATGGTTCTGGCGACGCCGCTCAAGTTACTGCAGACGCTTGAGGACTACATTGGCGGAATTGCGGCCGTGCGATGTATCGATTTCCGCGACTCACGCGTGGGCCTCGTAACGATCGAGCATCTCGCCGATGAAGGCACCGACGACGGTGAGAGGGCGCCTGCGGTGATGGTCGAAACAGAAACCGCGGGTCAGCTGTTCTAA
- a CDS encoding Wadjet anti-phage system protein JetD domain-containing protein: protein MPVPVTVAAARAAAAKKYEKYAAAWAVERPFAPALALPLHPPTERTALSDQVTAVAWVRSWAGQEGVEWGERAWASLGRQRVPVRLVLANPDELASFAGCLPNWRQARSRAAALMARANGGEPGSMPELRDALIRSMRAITLLDEADFARLVDVLEWLSSHPDSGLYIRQLPIRGVDTKWVGRHEPLVAKLYSAATGRTGLGLAPKPDLIRLRFLDSSLAPGGLSDVAAPLSEVASLAIRPRTVFVFENLESVLAMPPWPGAVVLHGSGYAVDRVSKLPWAASAPLIYWGDLDTHGLAILNRLRAQALAPNTVLMDLATLDAFSDLWVPEPVPATGAFAYLEPDEKAVVEGLRERGGIRLEQERIPWAHALAVLRVVSEA, encoded by the coding sequence ATGCCGGTTCCAGTGACGGTCGCCGCCGCACGCGCCGCGGCTGCAAAGAAATACGAAAAATACGCGGCTGCCTGGGCCGTCGAACGTCCGTTCGCACCGGCCCTTGCGCTGCCACTGCATCCACCAACCGAAAGAACGGCCCTGTCCGACCAGGTAACCGCCGTTGCCTGGGTGCGCTCGTGGGCGGGGCAGGAAGGCGTCGAGTGGGGTGAGAGAGCGTGGGCATCGCTCGGGCGGCAGAGGGTCCCCGTCAGACTCGTCCTCGCGAACCCCGACGAACTCGCTTCTTTCGCGGGCTGCCTTCCGAACTGGCGTCAGGCAAGGTCGAGGGCGGCGGCTCTCATGGCTCGTGCAAATGGCGGCGAGCCCGGCAGCATGCCCGAGCTGCGCGACGCCCTCATACGTTCGATGCGTGCGATCACTCTCCTCGACGAGGCGGACTTTGCCAGGCTCGTGGACGTCCTGGAATGGCTTTCTTCGCATCCCGACTCCGGCCTCTACATCCGACAGTTACCGATCCGGGGTGTGGACACAAAGTGGGTGGGCAGGCACGAGCCGCTCGTCGCCAAATTGTACTCTGCCGCGACGGGCAGGACGGGCCTCGGGCTGGCGCCCAAACCGGATCTCATCCGATTGCGGTTCCTCGACTCATCACTTGCCCCAGGTGGTCTCTCCGATGTGGCTGCCCCACTCTCAGAGGTGGCCTCTCTCGCGATCCGCCCACGGACCGTGTTCGTGTTCGAGAACCTCGAATCAGTCCTGGCGATGCCCCCATGGCCAGGCGCCGTCGTCCTGCACGGCTCAGGCTACGCCGTGGACCGCGTCAGTAAGCTGCCGTGGGCCGCTTCCGCGCCACTTATATATTGGGGCGATCTGGATACCCATGGTCTCGCGATACTCAACCGCCTCCGAGCCCAGGCGCTCGCGCCCAATACGGTTCTCATGGACCTCGCGACGCTCGACGCGTTCTCCGACCTCTGGGTACCTGAGCCGGTCCCCGCGACGGGCGCATTTGCGTATCTGGAGCCTGACGAAAAGGCGGTCGTCGAAGGTCTCCGTGAACGCGGCGGAATTCGACTCGAGCAGGAACGCATTCCCTGGGCCCACGCTCTCGCGGTCCTCCGAGTCGTCTCAGAAGCGTGA
- a CDS encoding PIN domain-containing protein yields MIKLALGASPDRLRAVLGDAAREIENVRGSTQAEYAIGLYNAYLEWASHQVRLMAGLLPDEEIDRLITTRRYWTLLSLEPSAVTERTLRLLVDGEISQRIEYLKAVQEGITADLERWDSGAAVAVVLDTGVWLRHHENIAEVDWNTVLNIRHDVPLVITVPTKVIDELDGHKRNRQQVAKGQLSIRNRAGKALRFLELQFRAPGHRPKLSAGSIASTAPSSALYLGLIPQELSHSSLPDADLEIIDRALTTSPYAKSVHVVTTDYGMVFRARQSGLDVTRVDDFEEALEKPTDGE; encoded by the coding sequence ATGATCAAACTAGCGCTGGGCGCCTCACCTGACCGCCTCCGAGCCGTTCTTGGCGACGCTGCCCGCGAAATCGAAAACGTCCGGGGAAGCACCCAAGCAGAGTATGCCATCGGCTTATACAACGCGTACCTTGAGTGGGCCAGCCACCAGGTTCGACTCATGGCTGGTCTCCTACCTGACGAAGAAATCGACCGGTTGATCACGACCCGGCGATACTGGACGCTTCTTTCGCTTGAGCCGAGTGCCGTTACCGAGCGCACACTGAGGCTTCTCGTAGATGGCGAGATCAGTCAGAGAATTGAGTACCTCAAAGCTGTCCAGGAAGGGATAACGGCAGATCTGGAGCGTTGGGACAGCGGGGCCGCTGTTGCTGTAGTGCTCGATACCGGGGTCTGGTTGAGGCATCACGAAAATATAGCTGAAGTTGATTGGAATACTGTCTTGAACATTCGTCACGACGTTCCTCTCGTGATTACGGTCCCAACGAAGGTTATCGACGAGCTCGACGGCCACAAACGCAACAGACAGCAGGTAGCCAAGGGACAGCTATCAATCCGCAACCGAGCGGGTAAGGCTCTTAGGTTTCTCGAACTTCAATTCCGAGCGCCCGGGCATCGACCCAAACTAAGTGCCGGCTCCATCGCAAGTACTGCTCCGTCATCCGCGCTTTACCTTGGTTTGATACCTCAAGAGTTAAGCCATTCTTCCCTGCCTGATGCCGACCTAGAGATCATCGACCGAGCCCTAACCACGAGTCCCTACGCCAAAAGCGTTCACGTCGTGACAACGGACTACGGGATGGTGTTCAGGGCCAGACAATCCGGGCTCGATGTGACGAGGGTGGACGACTTCGAAGAGGCACTGGAGAAGCCTACTGACGGCGAGTAG
- a CDS encoding ANTAR domain-containing response regulator produces the protein MSEQTESKPASQPARRVVVAEDETLIRLDIIEILKGEGYDVVGEADNGEKAVQLAEELKPDLVLMDVKMPVMDGISAAEKIVKARIAPVVLLTAFSQKELVERARDAGAMAYVVKPFTPADLIPAIEIALSRHEEIKALENEVSDLQEQFATRKLVERAKSLLTTKMGLTEPEAFRWIQKTSMDRRLSMREVAETIINQVN, from the coding sequence GTGTCAGAACAGACGGAGTCCAAGCCCGCATCCCAGCCGGCACGCCGCGTAGTTGTCGCAGAAGATGAGACCCTTATCCGCCTGGACATTATCGAGATCCTGAAGGGCGAAGGCTACGACGTCGTCGGCGAGGCCGACAACGGTGAGAAGGCTGTTCAGCTGGCTGAGGAGCTGAAGCCGGACCTGGTCCTTATGGACGTCAAGATGCCCGTGATGGACGGCATCTCGGCGGCGGAGAAAATCGTCAAAGCAAGGATCGCGCCTGTCGTCCTCTTGACGGCCTTCAGCCAGAAGGAACTCGTGGAGCGCGCCCGCGACGCCGGGGCCATGGCCTATGTCGTCAAGCCCTTCACTCCGGCGGACCTGATCCCGGCCATCGAGATCGCGCTGTCCCGCCACGAGGAGATCAAGGCCCTCGAAAACGAGGTTTCCGATCTGCAGGAGCAGTTCGCCACCCGCAAGCTCGTAGAGCGCGCTAAGAGCCTCCTGACCACCAAGATGGGACTCACTGAGCCGGAAGCGTTCCGGTGGATCCAGAAGACATCCATGGACCGCCGCCTCAGTATGCGCGAGGTCGCCGAGACCATCATCAACCAGGTCAACTAG
- the pyk gene encoding pyruvate kinase — MRRAKIVATFGPAISSFDNTLAVLEAGVDVARMNMSHGDYSVHDNTYENVRKAAAHLHKPVAIMADLQGPKIRLGRFVDGPHELAVGDTFTITTEDVPGTKDICSTTLKSLTGDVNVGDALLIDDGKVALRAIEVDDVKVVATVTVGGWVSNNKGINLPGVAVNVPALSEKDEDDLRWAMKRGVDLIALSFVRDASDIKRVHEIMDEEGRRVPVIAKIEKPQAVEQLHEIIDAFDAIMVARGDLGVELPLEEVPIVQKRAIELARRWAKPVIVATQVLESMIDNPRPTRAEASDCANAVLDGADAVMLSGETSVGKFPIETVKTMARIIESTEEHGLERVPPLGTKPKTRGGAITRAAVEIADQLDAKYICTFTQSGDSARRLSRLRPVKPVFAFTPLEHVWNQLALTWGIQPVLVPMVGHTDAMTAQVDRSLLEMKIVENGDLVVIAAGSPPGQAGSTNSLKVHRVGDLADTSQLEEAASRKEKLGPWPEKKKKIKSKI, encoded by the coding sequence ATGAGACGCGCAAAAATCGTGGCAACGTTCGGACCGGCAATTTCCAGCTTTGACAACACCCTCGCGGTGCTGGAAGCCGGCGTCGACGTCGCCCGCATGAACATGAGCCACGGCGACTACTCGGTACACGACAACACGTACGAGAACGTCCGCAAAGCTGCTGCCCACCTGCACAAGCCGGTCGCCATCATGGCTGACCTGCAGGGGCCCAAGATCCGTCTGGGCCGCTTTGTCGATGGCCCCCACGAACTCGCTGTCGGCGACACTTTCACCATCACCACCGAGGACGTCCCGGGCACCAAGGACATCTGCTCCACCACGCTCAAAAGCCTTACCGGAGACGTCAACGTCGGCGACGCACTGCTGATCGACGACGGCAAGGTTGCCTTGCGTGCCATCGAAGTCGACGACGTCAAGGTGGTCGCCACCGTGACCGTTGGCGGCTGGGTCTCCAACAACAAGGGCATCAACCTGCCTGGTGTTGCTGTCAACGTTCCCGCACTGAGCGAAAAGGACGAGGACGATCTCCGCTGGGCCATGAAGCGCGGTGTCGACCTTATCGCCCTGTCCTTCGTTCGTGACGCCTCCGACATCAAGCGCGTCCACGAAATCATGGACGAAGAAGGCCGCCGCGTGCCGGTGATCGCCAAGATCGAGAAGCCGCAGGCCGTGGAACAGCTCCACGAAATCATCGACGCCTTCGACGCCATCATGGTTGCCCGTGGCGACCTCGGCGTGGAACTCCCGCTCGAGGAAGTACCGATCGTCCAGAAGCGCGCCATTGAACTGGCCCGCCGCTGGGCAAAGCCTGTCATCGTGGCTACCCAGGTCCTCGAGTCCATGATCGACAACCCGCGCCCCACCCGCGCGGAGGCTTCGGACTGCGCCAACGCAGTGCTCGACGGCGCCGACGCAGTCATGCTCTCCGGCGAAACCAGCGTGGGCAAGTTCCCGATCGAGACGGTCAAGACCATGGCCCGGATCATCGAGTCCACGGAAGAGCACGGCCTCGAACGCGTTCCTCCGCTGGGTACCAAGCCCAAGACCCGCGGTGGCGCCATCACGCGTGCCGCCGTCGAAATCGCCGACCAGCTGGATGCAAAGTACATCTGTACGTTCACCCAGTCCGGTGACTCGGCCCGCCGTCTATCCCGTCTGCGTCCGGTCAAGCCGGTATTCGCCTTCACTCCGTTGGAGCACGTCTGGAACCAGTTGGCGCTCACTTGGGGCATCCAGCCCGTTCTGGTTCCCATGGTTGGCCACACTGACGCCATGACGGCACAGGTGGACCGCAGCCTCCTCGAGATGAAGATCGTCGAGAACGGCGACCTCGTGGTCATCGCGGCCGGGTCCCCTCCCGGACAAGCCGGCTCCACGAACTCGCTCAAGGTCCACAGGGTGGGCGACCTCGCAGACACGTCCCAGTTGGAAGAGGCCGCATCCCGCAAGGAAAAGCTCGGACCGTGGCCGGAAAAGAAGAAGAAGATCAAATCCAAGATCTGA